A window from Drosophila kikkawai strain 14028-0561.14 chromosome 2L, DkikHiC1v2, whole genome shotgun sequence encodes these proteins:
- the gcm2 gene encoding transcription factor glial cells missing 2 isoform X1, producing the protein MVVINGYTFKSQQLLTQQPDHQYAQLQSLASSPAHNPNPGQPVACGGSMTMPASSSSSSGGKGKREWDINDAIVPHVPDQEFDEFNEWSDGHVRHIYSLHNEEAKKHISGWAMRNTNNHNVNILKKSCLGVLVCSQHCTLPNGSKINLRPAICDKARRKQEGKACPNKSCRGGRLEIKPCRGHCGYPVTHFWRHSGNAIFFQAKGAHDHLRPDPKNSTVSKRAFGRAPLAGKSGSGGLGKKSVIAGLVKQVKQQQSLMGKVLKRPVANNPLSHSGLDLYQYNACGKCTSYSHCTCSYLEDGTSARSHQLAQSSSYAGNSWPLSGSDSSAPCETAANVFTVNHQHITYNYPIYHATPAAATAAPNKSPSLPYTCSISELAAYQQSSSSGGSGYAMSTPLHGHTQCQALSYESIPQLATPEPEFINYSQIKHLGGGQEEIGCKGEPGAGQPPPTIKYNATVETQPYVEDNYEYYYSPKAEYEMQQHQPHTHQHQQQHQQFGGNPPAGHHYYESGSGYNGVSYFDTGTTTAPVVNSGSGNSLDTGYGSYYDHYSSYEQQMAVAGSFATSSSVGVASVPAVIPAPGHPPPPPPPPPTLTYHHHHHHHLHHAAAATTALAPSITH; encoded by the exons AAATGGCTACACCTTCAAGTCACAGCAACTCCTCACACAGCAGCCCGATCACCAGTACGCCCAGCTCCAGAGCCTGGCCTCAAGTCCTGCCCACAATCCCAATCCTGGCCAGCCAGTGGCTTGCGGCGGCTCCATGACCATGCCagcgtcgtcatcgtcgtcgtccgGCGGCAAGGGCAAGCGGGAGTGGGACATAAACGATGCCATTGTGCCGCATGTCCCGGATCAGGAGTTTGACGAGTTCAACGAGTGGAGCGACGGCCATGTCCGGCACATCTACTCGCTACACAACGAGGAGGCCAAGAAGCACATCTCCGGCTGGGCGATGCGCAACACGAACAACCATAACGTGAACATCCTGAAGAAGAGCTGCCTGGGCGTCCTGGTTTGCTCCCAGCACTGCACACTGCCCAATGGGTCCAAGATCAACCTGCGACCGGCGATCTGCGATAAGGCGCGAAGGAAACAGGAGGGCAAGGCCTGTCCCAACAAGAGTTGCCGCGGCGGCCGGCTGGAAATCAAGCCCTGTCGCGGACATTGTGGTTATCCAGTGACCCACTTCTGGCGGCACTCCGGCAATGCCATTTTCTTTCAGGCCAAGGGAGCACACGATCATCTGCGTCCGGATCCCAAGAATTCCACGGTGTCCAAGAGAGCCTTTGGCCGAGCGCCTCTGGCTGGGAAATCGGGCAGTGGAGGTTTGGGCAAGAAGTCGGTGATTGCGGGTCTGGTCAAGCAGGTGAAG cagcaacagagcCTGATGGGCAAGGTCCTTAAGCGTCCTGTGGCCAACAATCCTTTGAGCCACTCTGGCTTGGATTTATATCAGTATAATG CCTGTGGTAAGTGCACCAGCTACAGCCACTGCACCTGCAGCTACCTGGAGGACGGCACTTCGGCGAGAAGCCACCAGTTGGCCCAATCCTCTAGCTACGCAGGCAATTCCTGGCCCCTAAGTGGATCTGATTCCTCGGCGCCTTGCGAAACCGCCGCCAATGTGTTTACGGTGAATCATCAGCATATAACCTACAACTATCCCATCTACCATGCCACTCCGGCGGCGGCCACGGCGGCTCCCAATAAGTCTCCGAGCTTGCCCTACACCTGCAGCATTTCGGAGCTGGCCGCCTATCAGCAAAGCTCCTCCTCCGGCGGCAGCGGCTATGCTATGAGCACTCCCCTGCATGGGCACACCCAGTGTCAGGCGCTCTCCTACGAGTCCATCCCACAGCTGGCCACTCCAGAGCCAGAGTTCATCAACTACTCGCAGATCAAGCATTTGGGTGGCGGTCAGGAAGAGATCGGTTGCAAGGGAGAGCCGGGAGCGGGACAACCACCACCCACCATCAAGTACAATGCCACCGTGGAGACACAGCCGTATGTGGAGGATAATTACGAATACTACTACAGTCCCAAGGCGGAGTACGAGATGCAGCAGCACCAACCACATAcacatcagcatcagcagcagcatcagcagttCGGTGGTAATCCCCCGGCGGGACACCATTACTACGAGAGTGGCAGTGGCTACAACGGCGTTAGCTACTTCGACACAGGGACCACCACGGCACCAGTGGTTAATAGCGGAAGCGGAAACAGCCTGGACACCGGATATGGCAGCTACTACGATCACTATTCCAGCTATGAGCAGCAGATGGCCGTCGCCGGCAGCTTCGCTACTTCATCTTCGGTTGGAGTAGCCAGTGTCCCGGCAGTTATTCCGGCCCCGGGACACCcaccgcctccgccgccgccaccgcccaCGCTGACATATcaccaccatcatcaccatcacttGCACCACGCGGCGGCGGCCACAACGGCGCTAGCCCCTTCAATAACGCATTGA
- the gcm2 gene encoding transcription factor glial cells missing 2 isoform X2, with product MVVINGYTFKSQQLLTQQPDHQYAQLQSLASSPAHNPNPGQPVACGGSMTMPASSSSSSGGKGKREWDINDAIVPHVPDQEFDEFNEWSDGHVRHIYSLHNEEAKKHISGWAMRNTNNHNVNILKKSCLGVLVCSQHCTLPNGSKINLRPAICDKARRKQEGKACPNKSCRGGRLEIKPCRGHCGYPVTHFWRHSGNAIFFQAKGAHDHLRPDPKNSTVSKRAFGRAPLAGKSGSGGLGKKSVIAGLVKQVKQQSLMGKVLKRPVANNPLSHSGLDLYQYNACGKCTSYSHCTCSYLEDGTSARSHQLAQSSSYAGNSWPLSGSDSSAPCETAANVFTVNHQHITYNYPIYHATPAAATAAPNKSPSLPYTCSISELAAYQQSSSSGGSGYAMSTPLHGHTQCQALSYESIPQLATPEPEFINYSQIKHLGGGQEEIGCKGEPGAGQPPPTIKYNATVETQPYVEDNYEYYYSPKAEYEMQQHQPHTHQHQQQHQQFGGNPPAGHHYYESGSGYNGVSYFDTGTTTAPVVNSGSGNSLDTGYGSYYDHYSSYEQQMAVAGSFATSSSVGVASVPAVIPAPGHPPPPPPPPPTLTYHHHHHHHLHHAAAATTALAPSITH from the exons AAATGGCTACACCTTCAAGTCACAGCAACTCCTCACACAGCAGCCCGATCACCAGTACGCCCAGCTCCAGAGCCTGGCCTCAAGTCCTGCCCACAATCCCAATCCTGGCCAGCCAGTGGCTTGCGGCGGCTCCATGACCATGCCagcgtcgtcatcgtcgtcgtccgGCGGCAAGGGCAAGCGGGAGTGGGACATAAACGATGCCATTGTGCCGCATGTCCCGGATCAGGAGTTTGACGAGTTCAACGAGTGGAGCGACGGCCATGTCCGGCACATCTACTCGCTACACAACGAGGAGGCCAAGAAGCACATCTCCGGCTGGGCGATGCGCAACACGAACAACCATAACGTGAACATCCTGAAGAAGAGCTGCCTGGGCGTCCTGGTTTGCTCCCAGCACTGCACACTGCCCAATGGGTCCAAGATCAACCTGCGACCGGCGATCTGCGATAAGGCGCGAAGGAAACAGGAGGGCAAGGCCTGTCCCAACAAGAGTTGCCGCGGCGGCCGGCTGGAAATCAAGCCCTGTCGCGGACATTGTGGTTATCCAGTGACCCACTTCTGGCGGCACTCCGGCAATGCCATTTTCTTTCAGGCCAAGGGAGCACACGATCATCTGCGTCCGGATCCCAAGAATTCCACGGTGTCCAAGAGAGCCTTTGGCCGAGCGCCTCTGGCTGGGAAATCGGGCAGTGGAGGTTTGGGCAAGAAGTCGGTGATTGCGGGTCTGGTCAAGCAGGTGAAG caacagagcCTGATGGGCAAGGTCCTTAAGCGTCCTGTGGCCAACAATCCTTTGAGCCACTCTGGCTTGGATTTATATCAGTATAATG CCTGTGGTAAGTGCACCAGCTACAGCCACTGCACCTGCAGCTACCTGGAGGACGGCACTTCGGCGAGAAGCCACCAGTTGGCCCAATCCTCTAGCTACGCAGGCAATTCCTGGCCCCTAAGTGGATCTGATTCCTCGGCGCCTTGCGAAACCGCCGCCAATGTGTTTACGGTGAATCATCAGCATATAACCTACAACTATCCCATCTACCATGCCACTCCGGCGGCGGCCACGGCGGCTCCCAATAAGTCTCCGAGCTTGCCCTACACCTGCAGCATTTCGGAGCTGGCCGCCTATCAGCAAAGCTCCTCCTCCGGCGGCAGCGGCTATGCTATGAGCACTCCCCTGCATGGGCACACCCAGTGTCAGGCGCTCTCCTACGAGTCCATCCCACAGCTGGCCACTCCAGAGCCAGAGTTCATCAACTACTCGCAGATCAAGCATTTGGGTGGCGGTCAGGAAGAGATCGGTTGCAAGGGAGAGCCGGGAGCGGGACAACCACCACCCACCATCAAGTACAATGCCACCGTGGAGACACAGCCGTATGTGGAGGATAATTACGAATACTACTACAGTCCCAAGGCGGAGTACGAGATGCAGCAGCACCAACCACATAcacatcagcatcagcagcagcatcagcagttCGGTGGTAATCCCCCGGCGGGACACCATTACTACGAGAGTGGCAGTGGCTACAACGGCGTTAGCTACTTCGACACAGGGACCACCACGGCACCAGTGGTTAATAGCGGAAGCGGAAACAGCCTGGACACCGGATATGGCAGCTACTACGATCACTATTCCAGCTATGAGCAGCAGATGGCCGTCGCCGGCAGCTTCGCTACTTCATCTTCGGTTGGAGTAGCCAGTGTCCCGGCAGTTATTCCGGCCCCGGGACACCcaccgcctccgccgccgccaccgcccaCGCTGACATATcaccaccatcatcaccatcacttGCACCACGCGGCGGCGGCCACAACGGCGCTAGCCCCTTCAATAACGCATTGA